Proteins encoded together in one Cicer arietinum cultivar CDC Frontier isolate Library 1 chromosome 4, Cicar.CDCFrontier_v2.0, whole genome shotgun sequence window:
- the LOC101493088 gene encoding large ribosomal subunit protein eL36x-like, giving the protein MAPKQPSTGLFVGLNKGHVVTKKELAPRPSDRKGKTSKRVHFVRNLIREVAGFAPYEKRITELLKVGKDKRALKVAKRKLGTHKRAKKKREEMSNVLRKMRAGGAGDKKK; this is encoded by the exons ATGGCTCCAAAACAACCCAGTACGGGTCTTTTTGTTGGTTTGAACAAGGGTCACGTTGTCACCAAGAAGGAGTTGGCTCCACGCCCCTCAGATCGCAAGGGG AAAACAAGCAAGAGAGTTCACTTCGTGAGAAACCTCATCAGAGAGGTTGCTGGGTTTGCACCTTATGAGAAGCGTATAACTGAGTTGCTCAAGGTTGGAAAAGATAAGAGGGCACTTAAGGTTGCAAAGAGAAAGCTTGGAACCCACAAACGTGCCAAGAAGAAGCGTGAGGAGATGTCCAACGTACTCAGGAAGATGAG GGCTGGTGGAGCTGGAGACAAGAAGAAATAA